The genome window GGCCAACTCCATCAGACGGAAGGCCGTCTCTTCGATGCCCTCTTTGGCCTGGGCATGGTCGGGAACGATCTCCAGAATCGAGCGAAACTTCGCCAGGGATCCGCTGCCATCCTTGGGGGAAAGACGATCGTTTTTCAGGTCTTCCCGGGCCTTTTGCAGCAGTTGTTCCACCAGTTGCGCCATGGCGGTCCGGGTTTGGCCGTGTTCCGGGGAGAGGGAGAGGATTTTGCGGTATTTTTCCAGGGCGTTGCGACCGGTCGGGCTGGTCAGTCGATCCTGGGCGAGATCCTCTTCCGCCAAAACCAGCAGGGCCTTGATCGCCTTGTCCAGTCCTTCCAGGGCTTGCGGTTGCTGGGGCAACAGGTGGAGAACGAGAGCGAACCGGTCCAGGGCGCAACGTCCCGCAGGTTGGGTCAGTCGCTGTTCCTGCAGATCCTGATTGGCCAGTTCCAGCAATTGATTGACCAGACGATCCCGTCGTTGCGACAACTCGGGAAGAGTCGACGCGGAGGTTCCCAGGGTGTTGATGGCTTCGAGGGCGTTTCTTCCGGCCGGGTTGGTCAGGCGTCCCGCCTCCAGATGGGCATCGATCTCCTGAAGCTGACGCAGAAGGTCCGGCGAGAGGTTGGAGGTTGCCCCGGGACTGGAGAAGCTCCCCTTGGCGGCCACAAGGCGCGGATCCTGCGGAAGGATCTCCTCGGCCTTTTTCAGGTAGGACTCCCGCATGTCGGGACGAGAGGTTTCGGAGCTGGCCAATTCCAACAGGGTCTCGAAAACCTTCTCAAGCCCCTCCTTGGCGGAGGCGTTGTCGCTCTCCAGGGCCAATACCTCCCGGAAGGATTCCAGGGCGTTGGAGCCGGCGGGTTGAGTCAGGCGTTTGGCGAGCAGGTGGTTTTTGCCCTGGGTCAGAAGCTGTTCGATCTTCTGCTGACGTTGCTTCAATTCCTGTTCCTGCCGATCCTGTTCGGAGAGGCGGGTCACCATGGTTTCGAATTTTTCGGCATCGCCCAGAACCTGCCGCCCCTGATCCAGCAGGGCTCCCCCATTGTCCGCCGATTTGAGGGAGAGGCGGATGTAGCGTTCCGCAATGCGTTCCAGCCCGTTCAACGCCTGGGTATTCTGCGGTTCCAGCTTGAGAACCGCCCGGAAACGTTGCAAGGCGTTGGCATTGGCGGGGGAGGAGAGGCGGTCGGTTTTGAAATCCTCTTCCGCCAGTTGCAACAGCCGCTCGATCAGGTGTTGGGAAACTTCGTACACCCGAGGGTGTTTCGGAGCCAGTGAGCGGATGCGATCGAGCTTTTCCAGGGCCGTGGAACCCGATTGACCCACCAGACGGGAGGCCTCTATGTCGTCTGCGGCCAAATTGGCGATCAGGGTGGCCAACTGGTCGATCAGGGCCCGGGTTCGCGTGTTCTCCCCGTCCAGGGTCATGGCTTCCCGCAGGCTCTCCAGAGCATTTCGACCCGGAGGCATGGTGAGCCGGTTGGCGGCCATGGCGGCTTCCGCCTGGGCTTGCAGCTCCTGCAGGCGTCTGCTTTCCGGCGCGGAGAGGGGAGATTCTCCCGACGTGGGTGTTACCGGCTTGACTTCGGATGAAAGAGAAGGGGCCGTGCCCTTTTGATCCTCTCCGGCGGCGGGAGACCTCGGAGCCGGGGAGGTGACGGGAGGCGCCGCCGGGGGGGCCAGTTGGGCCTTGGCGACATCCGTCCGGGGCATGGCCGTGGGAAGTCCGCGTTCCCCCAGAAACCAGGTCAGCCCGGCTGCGGCCAGTACTCCGGCAGCGAGCCAGACGCCGGCGTTGGGGTGTTGCCAAAGGGGGCGAGAGGCCATCTCAAGGGCGGATACGAAGTCCGAAACGGTGGCAAAGCGGGTTGAGGGTTGTTCCGCCAAGGCCCGGGCCAGGGTCTCCTTCTGCCGGCGGTTCAAAGAGGTCGCGGTGGCCAAACCCGCCGGGCTGAGGGCCTGTCCGGTGACAAGTTCAAGGAAAAGGACGCCGAGGGCATACTGATCGCTTTGGGGGCTGGGATCGTTGCCCTGCAGGAGTTCAGGAGCCCAATAGGCCTGATGACCGCCGATTTCCGGTGGTTTTTTGGTGTGTCGTCGCGCCTGGAACAGCCCCGGAGAAGAGGGGAGCTGCCAGGAGAACCCTACCAGTTTCACCCCTCCGGGAGCGGTCATGAGCAGATTCGTCGGGCTGAGGTGACCGTGAACCACCTGGTGGCGATGGGCAAGATCAAGCGCGGAAGCCACCTGAGTCAGCAGCGGCAGTGCTTCGGTTTGGGAGAGGGTTTTTTCCGCCTTGCCCTGAAGATGGCGGGCAAGATTTTCACCGGCCACATACTCCATGACCACCAGGAAGAGTTGGGCTTCCGCGTCAAACTCCAGGGCATGGTGACCCAGGATGTGTTGGTGAACCAGAGCGTGCAATCGGCCAAAGCGGCGTTTGATGGCTTCGGCCTGATCCGTCGCGGATGGATCCACTTCGAGAATCTGCAGGATAACGGAGGACTCCATGAACAGATCCCGGGCCAGATAAAGAGGTTGGCCCGATCCGAAATCCAGAAGCCGGTCCAGGGTGTAGCGTCCCTGGAAGAGGGTAGTGCCTAGTTCCATGATCCTGCGCCGCACAATAGGAGGAAACCGTGCATCCGTTATTGGGCAAAGGGGGATACCGTCATCCGGTGGAGAAGACCAACCCTGGCAAACCCTGCCGGAGTGGTAGCCCAACGAGGAAGGGATGCAAGATCAAAACCAATCCCGAAGAACGCATCGGGTTTCCGTTCGAAGGGGTGGGCTTCCCCGGCGGTAGGGGAGAAGGGCGTGTTGACATGAGCCGGGGATCGGTTCTCCCGCGGGAGGAAACGGAACACCTCCGAGCCGCATTCGCCTTCCGACCCGGATGGCAACGCCGGAGGGTGAGAGTCATCTCCCCAAGGGGTGGGCAGAACCGGTCAGGAAGAGGCGACGATATCGCTTTTACGGGCCGCCTCGATGGAAATGGTCAGGCGATAGGAGGCGGAGGTGGCCTGCACCTTGTTGAGCAGTTGATTTTCGGCGGCTTTGCCCTTGACGGCCAGATCGCCGGATTGGCTGGCGATGGCGGTTTGATGGATTTTTTCCTCCAGGCGGGCCTTGGCCACTTCACCACGGGATTCGCTGATTTGGGCTGCTGCCGCAACGCTCATGTTGGGAACTCCCCGGCAACGTGATTTGAATTGGATACCTTGAGAATCAGTATAGTCGAACAGGGAATAAAGTCAAGACGGGGGAGGTGAGGCTCCCGGAGCGGCGCAGCCGCTCCGGGTTTGCGACCGGGTGAGGCGGAATTACTTCTTGGAGGCCAGGAAGGCGGCCACATCGGCGCGCTCGGTGGCATCGGGCAGCTTGAAGGTCATCTTGCTCTTGGCGCCGGCATTGCCGGAATGGGTCGCCAGGAACTTATTGGGATCATCAAGATATTCGACGATCAGGGCTTCGGTCCAGGTGACCTTGGCGGAGATGGCCAGGGTGTCGTCGGAGTACTTGAACCCTTCGGCCTTGCCGGCGGGCTTGCCCACGACGCCCAGGAGGCTGGGGCCCACCTTGTTCTTGCCCGCTTCAACGGTGTGGCAGGCGAAGCACTTTTTCTTGAAGACCTCTTCGCCTTTACCGGCATCACCGGCCTGGGCCTGGGTGGCCAGGAGGGAAAGGGCAGCAACGGTGACGGACAATACGCTCCAACGCTTCATGGACCAATCTCCTCAAAATGCTCAGGCTGTTTGGTGGCAAGTGACGAGGTACCCTCGATCAGCAACGAGAGTGCAAAAACCCGCACAACAGTATACGCTGATCGTGTCGATTGTCCAGGGGAATGAGGGAGAATCCGGGGGTGAATTTTGGCGTGGGGGCTTGCGTCCCAGGCTCATTTCCCCCACATTTCCGCGGGAGATGTTTCTTTCATCAGGGGGAGAAGAGATGAAGACGGACGGCGCGGGAGAGAGCTTCGACCTGGTTGTCATCGGGGGCGGACCAGGGGGTTATGTGGCCGCCATTCGGGCGGCCCAGCTCGGCTGGCGCACCCTGTGTGTCGACCGGCATGGCCGACCTGGGGGGACCTGTCTTCTGGAAGGGTGCATTCCCTCCAAGACGCTGCTCGAAACGGCGCGGCTTTTCCGGGAGGCCCAGCACCTGGTGGAGGAGCACGGCATCGAGGAGTCCAAACTCTCCCTGGATGTCAAGACCATGATGGAGCGCAAGGAGAAGGTGGTCGACGGGCTCTCCCAGGGCATTGCCCATCTTTTTCGCAAGGCGGGTGTCGAATTCGTGACAGGGGAGGCCCGCGTCGAAGGTCCCGGAGCGGTGGCGATCACCTCGGGCGGGCATGAGCGCAAGGTCAAGGCGGAACGCATCCTTCTGGCAGTGGGATCCCGTCCTGCCGAGCTGTTTTTGCTGCCGGTGGATGGGCATCGCATTCTGCATTCCGGGCATGTCCTCTCTTTCAAGAGGGTGCCCCGCCATCTGATCATCGTGGGGGGAGGGGTGATCGGGCTGGAACTGGGCTCCTTGTGGCTGCGGCTGGGCTCGAAGGTCACGGTGGTGGAGATGTTGCCGGAGATTCTGCCGGGAATGGACCAGACGCTGGTCCGGCACCTGACGCGACAACTGCGCAAGGAGGGCATGCAGTTCCTGACGGGGGTGCATCTGGTGCGTGTCATCGAGGATGAAGACGGCATCTCACTGGTTTATCGGGATCGGGAGGACCGGGAGGAGGTGCTGGCGGGAACGCGCATTCTGGTTTCGGCGGGAAGGGTGCCCAACAGCGATGTGGCGGGGATTCCCCAGCTCGGGTTGTTGAAGGATGCCCAGGGACGGCTGTTGGTCGACGATCAGTACGCCACTTCGGTTCCGGGTATTTACGCCATCGGAGATCTGACGCCGGGTCCGATGCTGGCGCATCGGGCTTCGGAGGAGGGTATTGTCATGGTGGAACGGGCGGCGGGTTTGCAGCGGGACAATGTGCGGCTCGACACCATTCCGCAGGTTTTGTATACCGACCCGGAGCTGGCTGCTGTCGGCTTGACCGAAGAACAGGCCCGGCAGCAGGGTTTGGAGGTGGTGACCGGCTCTTTCCCGTTGCAGGCCAATGGTCGGGCCCGTTCCATGGGCAAGGCGGAAGGTCTGGTCAAGGTGGTGGCGCGCGCGGAGGATAACCGCTTATTGGGGGTGCATATCTTGGCGCCCCATGCGGGGGAGTGGCTTTCGACGGCGACTCTGGCCATTAAAAAGGGCATGACGGCGCAGGAGCTGGGCCGTCTCATCTGCCCCCATCCCTCCCTGGCGGAGGCTTTGAAGGAGGCCGCCATGGCGGCGGGGGGCAAGGCGATTCATCTGTAATCTGCCTTTCAATATGTTTTACTTTAAAGTATCAAAAAAAGAAATGTTCTGTCCTTTTTCTTTCCTATTGTTGTTTTTGTTAAATAAACCCTGTCTCCTAATTGGCCTGGCCGCAATCGCCTCCAACCGGATTGTGGGCCAGGTTCCCTTTGCCGTAACGCCGTCTTGAGGAGCCATTCTCAGGGCAGGTATCTTGCTGACGAATTCGTTCTGATCCCGCCGATAGTTATTCTTCCGCCCGACACCCTCCTGGATTAGGGGAAAATGCCAGATATTCCAAAGCCGATTTCCAAAAGGGAAATTGGCCGTTGGATATTTGGATGACTCATTCCGGGTCGCAACAGGTGGATTTGGCAGCGAACTGCAAAATTAACAATAGGTTGCATTTTATCTTGGCCTGTCTGATGCTGGTTTGGCGTATTGGGCAGACAAAAATCAATTGGAACTTTGGGGCTGGGAATTTTTCCCCTTGACAGTCCTGGTAACAGGGAAATAGTCTGATAGAAAGTCATACATAAAAGGGTTTCATCACTGGGGCGGGTGGGGTAAACAATCTCCTGATCATGGGCAAGGAGGCTTTCTCGTAAAGGCGGCGTTTATGGGGCGGAAAAATCCTTGATAAATCAAAGGATAAATTTCTGAAGTTTGTTTTAACTGCATAGATTTGACCGAAATTGTGGTATTGGCTTGATCAGGAACGTTTATAAAGGGTGGAGTTTCGTTCGATCCTGTGCTGAGAAAGAAACTATCTAATGAAAATACAGCGGCTCATAAAATGATGGGGTGTAGAATGAGATTCAAAATAATTGCATGTATTTTTTCGGTTGTAATTGTATTTAATATTCCATTTTCAAATAGCTCCCCTGTTGCGGGCGGGCGTTTCGAATTTGAGTATTTGGATCTTACTGGAGATCCAAACGCATCCTTAAAAAAGAGTACGTGCCCCTCCAGGGAATTTATGAAGTTTTATAATATATATACAGAAAGTATCGATGTGCAAAAATTATTTACTATATATCCGTTGGAGGTGATGGCACTGGCTAAATCCTCTGGCTCAGATTATGAGATTGTTGTCAATAATATAGCAGTTGAAAATCTGCCCTTTCCGCTAATTGACAGTAGAGAGGCAATGAAGGCGAAATCCATTGAGCTTCATACCTTTGAATATATTACGCCAAGATTTGTTCAGGTGGTTTTACAAGGAAATAATTATAACGTATCATACTTTTTTACGTTCAATTCCTGCTGGGAATTGTCTGGTATAGACGATTGGTCAAAGTAGTTAAATAATTTAATCGTTGCTGAACTAGGGGATAAAAGTGAGACTACCTATTGGTTCTCCCGGAGCAAGCTCTCTCGCTATATTAATTAGTTGCCTGACTCTCCTGTTTTTGGGATGTGGTGACTCGGTAGGTGAGTCATCGAATGTTAATGCTTCTATGCGTGACCAACAGATAGCTTGCCCATCTCGGGATTTTTATGAATTCTTTGAGGTATTTTCGATAAATGCAGATGTTCAGAAATCTTTTACTAAATTACCTTTTTATGATGTCTATCATACAAATGACATGGTTGGGGATTACATTCCCGAAAGTTTTGTATCGGTAAGTAGGAGATTGCATAAAATGAGCTTCCCACATTATATTACTAAGAATATTGAGGAAGGGTACTGTATTGGTATTAAACTAAATAAATATTCTCCTAGGCGAGCGGTTGTTTCTGTTGGAGGTAGAGAAAATGGTGTAAGCTACTATATGTTTTTTGTCCTTAGCTCGTGCTGGGAATTGGTGGGAGAGGAGGATTGGTCAACTTGAGTCACTTATGCTAACTATATGAAATGAAAAATGAAAAAATCGACTATAACTTCCTGTTTTATTATCTTTTTATGTATTGCAATAAACACTTTGTTCATTAGATCTGTATCTGGTGTCGGACCAGAAAATAAAAATAACTATGTTAACAATGATGTTTGTTCTAGGAAGGGTTTTTATCAATTTATAAGTGCATTTTTAAATAATCGTATCAGCCAAAAGAGTCATACTGAAGATCCACTGATATATATACATGAGTCTGTTCAAGGTAATAGTGAAAAAGTAGTAGTGTCGGTCGAGCATGTGCCTCTGGCTAAGCTGAATTTTCCGATAATGTTTGTCAATAAAAATAGCAGCGATATATGTATATCGAAATTTGTGAATGAATTCTCTCCAAGAAGAGCGGTTGTTGAGTACAGAAATGAACACAATAACTCAAGAGTGTATTTTGTGTTTGCGTGGAATAAATGCTGGAAGCTGGTTCGGGTTGAGGAGTGGGTTGTTTCATATGGTCAGTAAAATGGTGAAGTTTATGACTGAAAGCAAAATATCATAATCTGTCTGTGTCCCACCAATGCTTCCGAACTATATAAATGGAGATAGAAATGCGCTTCAAAGATGTGATGAATAAAATACTTCCTCCTAAGAATGGAACTCCCTGCCATATTATAAGTGAGTATGGTAGCAACAGAGATACTGCTTGGATGACTCATTCCAGGTTGCAACAGGTGGATTTGGCAACGATCTTCAAAATATACAATAGGTTGCATTTTATCTTAGTCTGTCTGATGCTGGTTTGGCGTTTTGTTCAGACAAAAATCAATTGGAATTTGGGTCTGGGAAATTTTCCCCTTGACAGTCCTGATATCAAGGAAATAGTCTGATTGAAAGCCATACATAAAAGGGTTTCATCCCTGGGGTGGGTGGGGTAAACGATCTCCTGATCATGGGCAGGAGGCTTTCTCGTAAGGGCGGCGTTTATGGAGCGGAAAAATCCTTGATAAATCAAAGGGTAAGTTTCTGAAAGTTGTGTTAATCTGCTGAATTGGACCGAAATTCAGCGGTTATGGAAGGCTAAATTCGTGCTGGTTGTGGAGGGTTTTTATTTTAGTGGCCTGAAATAGGGGGGGGTTGTAGAGTATTGTCTCTTGCACAGAGTTGGTGGTACTCACTGGGAGGGGGAGTATGAAAAAGTGGAATGAGCAGGCGCATATTTTCGTTTTATTGTTAGTAACTGGTTGTAATGCTTATGCAGATGATGTTGAATATATTGATCTTCGGGAGAAGCCGAATAAGCTGACTGCTTCGGTGGCATGTCCATCTCGGAATTTTAATGAATTTCTCGATGTCTTCAGGGAAGATCTCACTGTTCAAAAGGCCTATACAAGAGTTCCCCTGGAGGTAATGGTGCTGGATTTATCCGTCAAACCTGAACCCGAGCCGGTGGTTAAAATGAAAGGATTGGACGAAATTCAATTCCCGGTCATCGATAGCAAGGAACATATGAAGAAAAAATCTTCGAAAATAATTGCAATTGAGCATATTACGAGCAGACTTATGCAGGTAGTTGTTAATGGCGATGGTATCAATATTTCATACTTTTTTTCTATGGGTCAGTGTTGGGAGCTGAACGGGATTGATGATTGGAGTAGAAAATAGATAAGAATAAGTTAATCTCTTTTATATAGTTATAGTGAAGGAGGGTGAAGTGAGTATGTCTACAGTAGGTATGCATTTTCTGTTGATTATCTTGAGCTGCAACTACTGTTTAGCTGATTCTGGTCAATCGGAAAAAATACAAGGAAATGAAGATATTTATTGTCCATCAACAAATTTTTTTGAGTTTTATGATGCATTTATGGAAAATGAAGAGATTCAGAGGAGGTTTACTAAAGTTCCTCTTGAGCATCTTTTTCTAAAAGAGGATGCGTCGGTTGATGACTCCGTCCCCGTTATTCATATGCTAAAAAAGGATGAGATAAGGTTCCCAGTGACGTATAATAAGGCTGAAATGAATCGTGTATGTGTATATATGCATGTGAATGAGTATTCGCCAAGAAGAGCTGTTGTGATTAACAAGGGACTTGATTCTGGAATCAGGACTGAGTTGATATTTATTAATTATGGGTGTTGGGTGTTGGTTGGTTTAGAAAACTGGTCTATGTAACTATTGTGCGAGTTGTGAGTTTTGGTTAAATGGAGGTGTTGGTGAGAAATTGGGTGGTATTGTTGGTCGTTTTATATGGTTGCAATATTGGTGCCTCAGAAAGTGACAAGTCTGTTGCTAGCTGTCCAACGCATGATTTTTATCGCTTTGCTAGAATGTTTATTGAGAGTGAAAAAGTTCAAAAGGCCTATATATCTGGAGTGTTAGAGCACACCATATATAGGAATATGAAGGGCGTGTTTAGGGCAAATATTTCTAGTTACAAGCAAGGTGATGTACCTCAAATTGTGATGGACGGTATAAAAAGTGCAAAGAGTCGTTGTTTGTCTATATCGGTAAATAAATACTCCCCAAGAAGGGGGGTGGTATCTGCTAATGGGGTTGATTCTGGAGTGTCTATCTTATACCTGTTTGTAAGACGAGCCTGCTGGGAGCTTGTTGGGGTAGAGGACTGGAGTGATGTTCTTTAATAACTTAATAAATCTCTGATGTCCCTGCTTATTACGGAGGATTGTATGAATTTCACATCTGCAATGAATCTGATGTTGCCTCCCCGTGACGGGAAAACGCCGCATATTACGGGTTGGTGGGACGAGCCGAGAAAAGATAAACCAAACCACAAGGGTATAGATTTTAATTATGATATGGGTGGCGCGCAACCTCAATCTGGTCTTAACGTATCGCATCCAAAAATCTATTCCCCAGTATTTGGTAAAGTAATTTATGCTGGCGGGCAATATCATACCATCAAAATTATCGATGCGTTTGGATATACTCATGAAATATTACACACTCAATCTATGCTTGTTAATGTTGGGGATTTTGTTGCTCCTGGAGATGCTATTGGTACAATGGGAGGGTGGGGAAAAAAGGGCGAACAAACTTATCCGCAGCATGTTCACTATCAATTGAAAGATCCTAGAGGGGTTGTAATTAATCCTTCATTGTTGTGGGATGATGAAGATTTAAGCTCTGAGAGCGGGGACAATGCTGGGGGCGGTGAAAATGGAGCTGCAACTGGTGGGGGTGGAGGATCAGCTAATGGTTCTGGGACGGTTCCAGATGTCGGTGCAGGAGGGGGTGTGGGGGTAGGGAGTACAGCTACTACACAGAATTCACCAGACAATGATGGGGGAGTTGGAGGAGATGGGGGTGGTCTAGGATCGTCAGGAGGGCCTGGAAAAAGTGGATCACAGGATGGTAGACAGGCCACTACTCCCGCCCGGCGGGATCCTCTCGTGCTGGATCTCGATGGGGACGGAATCGAAACGACCAGTGCCGATGGTGTACAGGTAACCCTTTTCGATCATGATGCCAATGGCATCCGAACCGGAACCGGTTGGGTAAAATCCGACGACGGATTTTTGGTTTTGGATCGTGATGGAAACGGCAGCATCGATTCCGGACGAGAACTCTTTGGGGTCGATACACTGAAGAGCAATGGTCAACTGGCGCAAAGTGGATTTGATGCCCTGGCGGACCAGGATGGTAATCTGGATGGGAAGATCGATGCCTCGGATGCCATCTTTGCAAGCTTACGCATCTGGCGCGATTTGAATCAGGATGGCATCAGCCAAGCCAATGAACTGACCAGTCTTGAGGCCAATAATATTCTATCCATTGGTGTTGTTGGAACCAGCGTCCAAACGAATCTGGGGAACGGGAATATTCAGACCGCTGTGGGAACGTTCACGCGCGTGGATAGTT of Magnetococcales bacterium contains these proteins:
- a CDS encoding SUMF1/EgtB/PvdO family nonheme iron enzyme, with the translated sequence MELGTTLFQGRYTLDRLLDFGSGQPLYLARDLFMESSVILQILEVDPSATDQAEAIKRRFGRLHALVHQHILGHHALEFDAEAQLFLVVMEYVAGENLARHLQGKAEKTLSQTEALPLLTQVASALDLAHRHQVVHGHLSPTNLLMTAPGGVKLVGFSWQLPSSPGLFQARRHTKKPPEIGGHQAYWAPELLQGNDPSPQSDQYALGVLFLELVTGQALSPAGLATATSLNRRQKETLARALAEQPSTRFATVSDFVSALEMASRPLWQHPNAGVWLAAGVLAAAGLTWFLGERGLPTAMPRTDVAKAQLAPPAAPPVTSPAPRSPAAGEDQKGTAPSLSSEVKPVTPTSGESPLSAPESRRLQELQAQAEAAMAANRLTMPPGRNALESLREAMTLDGENTRTRALIDQLATLIANLAADDIEASRLVGQSGSTALEKLDRIRSLAPKHPRVYEVSQHLIERLLQLAEEDFKTDRLSSPANANALQRFRAVLKLEPQNTQALNGLERIAERYIRLSLKSADNGGALLDQGRQVLGDAEKFETMVTRLSEQDRQEQELKQRQQKIEQLLTQGKNHLLAKRLTQPAGSNALESFREVLALESDNASAKEGLEKVFETLLELASSETSRPDMRESYLKKAEEILPQDPRLVAAKGSFSSPGATSNLSPDLLRQLQEIDAHLEAGRLTNPAGRNALEAINTLGTSASTLPELSQRRDRLVNQLLELANQDLQEQRLTQPAGRCALDRFALVLHLLPQQPQALEGLDKAIKALLVLAEEDLAQDRLTSPTGRNALEKYRKILSLSPEHGQTRTAMAQLVEQLLQKAREDLKNDRLSPKDGSGSLAKFRSILEIVPDHAQAKEGIEETAFRLMELADKPGLPSKTAQEMRHKAQEAVGNAERLAVLNKRLEEARTTRAAAERQERIQDLLAKGQTNLEEGRLTNPPGRNALERFRQVLEIDPQQAQAKAGLEGLFTRLMEMADKSNNPREQAELRAKAEQILPGDQRLAPTKAETTPPPAEAPPEAPRLSAGVDNPELKTLLTKAENHLLALRLVAPPGNNALEIFQSIQNRYPNSPLAKKGLGLIVERLVELALQGETVNTKAADYLEEAEEILPGDARIKQARLALEKKREDQQQRIKDATIRSLVESAEIDIQAGRFTSPQGNNALEKYNEISRMNPGNPAAQSGLDHMVKTLIGLAREHGTNLEQANSYLDTAEQILPEDPRITSARKRLSEPPTAAPKTPENATTPPSPRPENNGKSNGAGKPNSREWQDPTTGMSFLWIPGGCYQMGAEGFDPDEKPLHEVCVKGFWMGKYEVTQGEWQSVMGTNPSTFKKGNNFPVEMVSWYDVRSFVEALEQRTHQTFRLPTEAEWEFACRSGGRNEIFAGSQEPGNVAWYEEGNTEQSTHPVGTKGPNGLGLYDMSGNVYEWVADWYDPLFYGNGQKDNPVSTDKSSNYVILRGGSWINDDDHVRCTNRDWLKPDYWYDVIGLRLVRMGPPPAP
- a CDS encoding c-type cytochrome, whose translation is MKRWSVLSVTVAALSLLATQAQAGDAGKGEEVFKKKCFACHTVEAGKNKVGPSLLGVVGKPAGKAEGFKYSDDTLAISAKVTWTEALIVEYLDDPNKFLATHSGNAGAKSKMTFKLPDATERADVAAFLASKK
- the lpdA gene encoding dihydrolipoyl dehydrogenase — encoded protein: MKTDGAGESFDLVVIGGGPGGYVAAIRAAQLGWRTLCVDRHGRPGGTCLLEGCIPSKTLLETARLFREAQHLVEEHGIEESKLSLDVKTMMERKEKVVDGLSQGIAHLFRKAGVEFVTGEARVEGPGAVAITSGGHERKVKAERILLAVGSRPAELFLLPVDGHRILHSGHVLSFKRVPRHLIIVGGGVIGLELGSLWLRLGSKVTVVEMLPEILPGMDQTLVRHLTRQLRKEGMQFLTGVHLVRVIEDEDGISLVYRDREDREEVLAGTRILVSAGRVPNSDVAGIPQLGLLKDAQGRLLVDDQYATSVPGIYAIGDLTPGPMLAHRASEEGIVMVERAAGLQRDNVRLDTIPQVLYTDPELAAVGLTEEQARQQGLEVVTGSFPLQANGRARSMGKAEGLVKVVARAEDNRLLGVHILAPHAGEWLSTATLAIKKGMTAQELGRLICPHPSLAEALKEAAMAAGGKAIHL